tttttttttttttgagaagaaAACCCGAAGGCTTACTTTAATAACGATAAATCAATCAACATTAAACTAAAGTGCTGTTTGGCCTAGCTTTAGAAGTGCTTTTCTAAATGAAAAAGTAGAAATTAGGCCAAACACTATTTTTTAGAGAGTTTAAAACTACTTTTAAAAAGTCATAAACTAGCATTTAAGCCACTAGAAGTAGAAGTAGCAAATTGGcgcttctacttctacttctaatTTTCTTTGTATACATAAGATTCTATCCattcaaaaataatatttgagtGACTATTCATAATATTTCCAAATTTTGTCAATATAAATTTCATTCAAATTGTAATATTTGGGATACATGTGATATTCTTAAAAGCAAAACAAAAAATTGTTCACTAATTGGCCAAACGTATCAAATAATGAAAAAACAACTTTTTAAAAATTTGGCCAAACACTTGCAATTTCTTTAAGAAGTAGTTTATGAATAAGtccttttaaaaagaaaaaactcTTTTATAAAAGCAAggccaaacacaccctaagtttGTTAACGGATTTCTTAACTAACTAACTTTTCACTTAAATGGATCATTATTTGTTTAAGAGAGGGTTACATAAGAATAACTGATTTAAGTGACTTTTCACTTAATATTTTCTTATTGTTAAAAGTATTTTCCTTGgttaaaaatataaaagaaatTATCTTGTGATATCGGTGAGAAaatcagcaaaaaaaaaaaaaaattaatagtaCCCCAATTAATTTCATAATCCAATTTACTCGGGAGTAGTTTTACTAACATTATTAGTCACCTTTTTGATCAATCATTTgcttaacttttttttttactgttaATTAAAAAGTGAACATATGGTTAAAACGGATAAAATAATTTTTAGGGCGGTGAAAGTGAGTTGGTCTAATTTGAGTTGCAGGTGAATTAAGCCCGATGGATACGAAGTCGATTGAGAGCTCAATATGGGAAGCTGGATCATAAGTTTTGGACATTTGGTTGAATtacacaaaagaaaaaaaaatcatgttATTAACATATCATTTATTTGAATCACATAACGaaattattatgtatttttacaaTGTATCGGAAAataaatacaaaatatttttaatccttAAAGGTGCATAGTTCTAAGTTTTGATTACAATATTAGGCAATATTTCATATATGTAAATAATGTCATGATTTTTGTCTATGAGACCTGTTACAACGTAAAAGGACATTACAAAAGTGTCTAATTACATAAACACAAGCATATAGCTAAACTagactaagggtgtgtttggatagtaaaagtggagggaaagggaggggaggggggaggagggaagggaaagggagagaagtagggatggcaatgggtcgggttggatcgggttttgcaagatccaaacccaatccacttacttattggatcacagatccatatccatacccgatccatatccaaaattttaaaatccatacccgatccattatacttttttcaaatccatacccgatccactacataatccaaaacccaatatgaaacttgatttgactacataaaaatttaatcttatataagaaaatttaaatttcaaggtTAATAAAACCTAAATTTTCAATAATATCCacttggatcgggttcgggtatgaatggatcgagtttggatttggttcggttttccaatagtggatatggatatgggtttTTAAATAGTGGATCGGAATTGGTTTTTAAGGAGTGGGTTTGGATCGAATTTTTTCCTTCGGTTCGATTCGGGTTCGGTTCGGTTTGAGTCATAATTGCCATCCCTAGAGAGTAGGGAAGAGGAGGAGGAAtggggtgtgggtgtttggatacaatttccttccaaatcttgcctattgtggagagattttgattaggcttggaggagtgaaattggatccctccaaatctctccctctCCATTTCCCTCCATACTCATTTCCTATCCAAACAATGGATTTTAAATCCACTATTCCCCCTCCTttgttttccctccaaatcactcaatccaaacacaccctaaaggaCTTGCTCATTCTTTCCTCTTTTTTTTGGCGGACGTACAGAAAAATATATTACATTTTTTTTAGCTCTAGCGGCCAAATTACGACTTGCTCACCTACCTCAAATAATAAAAATGTAACCTAACATATACTTCCTCCATAACCGCTTCCAAAGCCACATCTCCCTACTCCGGTCTGAGGCACCACCCACGTCCACACCATCCCCCCCAGCAAGAAGTTTATAGGCAAATTTCACCGTGTACACACCGTCCTTTTCCATCCTCCAATACCAAATATCACTAGGCCGATGTTGGCTCACACGAATATTGACAATACGATCCACCTCGAAAGGCAAGAACAAGCTCTCTACACGCCCCATATCCCAGCCATTACCCTCGGTAAGTAGCTCCGACACTAACATCTCCTCGTTACCAGTCACACATGGAGAAATAACTCGACCCGTGTGAGTCCCAGGTAACCACGCATCACGCCAAATCCTTGTCGAGGTACCATCCCCAATTCTCCTTCGCATTCCTCCATTCAGGACCAATCGAGCTTCCACAAGTCCACGCCATATATAACTCGGGTTGTGCCCCATAGTGGCCGTCATAAATTCACCATTGGGATAGTATTTAGCCCGCATCACTTGCTCCCACAGACAACCAGCCTCAGTAGTTAGCCTCCATGCTTGCTTCCCAAGGAGAGCAAGGTTAAAAAGCTTAAAATCTCGAAATCCCATTCCCCCCATGCCCTTAGGTTGACAAAGCTTTTTCCACGCGACCCAGCTAATTCCTCTCTTTCCTTCCTCATGGTTCCACCAAAAGTGCGACATCATTGAACGTAGCTCGTCACAGAAATTTTCGGGAATTTTAAACACACTCAtaacataggtagggagtgaattggccacAGCCTTTAAAAGAACCTCCTTACCAGCCCTAGACAAGATCTTCCCGCGCCATCCCTGAAGCCGTTTACTTAGCTTATCCCGGATGATATCTGTTAAAGCTTTTTTGGAACGACCCACCACCGTAGGGAGTCCCAAATAACGATGCTGCTCTTCCACTTCAACAATCCCCAACTTACTAGCAAGCCAGCTCCTCCTGTCCCTCGGTACCCCTTTACTGAAGGAGACCGTAGTTTTCTCGAGATTTACCAACTAACCTGAAGCCTGCTCATACCGCCTGAGGATATCAGAGACCACATCCGCTTCCTCCCCTGTAGCTTTCACGAAGAAGGGGCTATCATCGGCGAATAGCAGGTGAGAAATAGATGGTGCCCCCGTGGAGATGCGCACCCCGTGTAAAGTACCTATCTCCGTCGCACGACGCAGCTGATGAGAAAGAATTTCAGCACACAATATAAAGAGATATGGAGATGATGGGTCGCCTTGTCGAAGCCCTCTCGATGGCCTAAACTCTCTAGATGGGTGCCCATTAATCAGAACCGCAAAGGACACCGTCGTCACGCACGCCATCACTCTATTTATCCACCCACTGTCAAAACTGAGAGCCACAAGCACACGTTGCAAGAAACTCCATTCAACGCGGTCATACGCCTTAGCCATGTCAAGCTTTATAGCCATGGATCCTTCATTTCCTTTCAAGTTCTTCATATGGTGAAAGATCTCAAAGGCTATCATGATATTATCAGTTATAGCTCTACCCGGAGTGAAAGCACTTTGATTGACTGAGACGATGTCACCCAAAAATTGCTTCAGTCTATTTGCCAACACTTTCGAGATTAGTTTGTAGACCACGTTACAGAGACTAATAGGCCGAAAGTCACGAATTTTATCCGGAGCTTTTTTCTTTGGGATCAAaacaatattagttttattaataTCCCTTGGAGATAGCTCTCCACGAAGAACAGCTAGAACCGTTCTAGTGACCGTTGACCCAATCGTGTTCCAATAGGATTGATAAAAGAGAACATTCATACCGTCTGGGCCCAGAGCCTTCAAAGGATGCATTTGATTGAGAGCCTCGGTAATATCATCTTCGCAATAATCACGCTTCAGCATATCGTTCATATCACTCGTCACTCTCGTCTCAAATCCCTGGAAAATAGTCTCATCATTAGGCGGGTTTGACGTCGAAAAAAGCTCTGTAAAGTAATTATTGGCCACGACCCCCACTTCCTCATCCCCCATACGGGTAACTCCCTCGTCATCAATCAACTTTGCAATAAAGTTTTTCCTCTTTCGCTCACCAACCCGCATATGGAAGAATTTTGTGTTCTTGTCCCCGTCCCTCAACCAAAGAGCTCTGGACCGTTGTCGCCAATATTGTTCCTCTTGTCTACGCAGGTCAGAAATCTCAGCCACAAGCTTCCTTCGACGTCGCACACTCTCCTCTTCCCTATCCCATTCGTTAAGCCTTCCCAGTTGTTTGCGCTTTCGATCAATATCTCGTCCTATCCGGCTAATGCTCGTTTTCTTCCACGCCTGCAATTCCCGAGTACACTCCCTTAGCACCGTGACCAAGTCCCCTCTCCCCTTCTCCACACCCCTCTCCACGGCTTCCTCACAACCCTCCGAGCCCACCCAAATTTGTTCGAACTTGAAGGGCCGAGACTTGACCTCTCCCTGGATTTTATAGTTAAGAACCAATCGGATAGGCGCATGATCCGACCATTCCCGATTAAGATAAAACAGCTTCGCGTAAGGGAATAAATCAGACCACTGGATCGTACAAAGAGCTCTATCAAGCATGGACTGTCTGTTGCACTCACCTACTTGCCCATTGTCATAAGAAAAATTATATCCTTCCCACGGCACAGTTCGAAGACCACACTCATCCACTGCAGCTCGGAAACTATTCATCTGGCGCTGGGGTCTGCTACCCCCCTTCATCTCAGTCGAGAAAAGAATCTCGTTAAAGTCACCAATACACACCCATGGAAGAGAAGACTGCCTACTCAGGATCCGCAGCAGCTCCCAAGAAAGGTGTCGGTCAGAGACGGTCGGCCACCCATAAAACCCCGTAATCCTCCACTCCCCCTCCGCACCACGAACCAAGAAGTCCATATGGTGAACTGAAGATGACTGAAAAACACAGTCCACCTCTTTCTTCCACCAAAAAGACAGACCACCCAAACGCCCTACACTATCTACATCAATCCCAAAGTAACCTTCCATATTCTCCCGCACCCTCCTCATTTCACGACCACACAGTTTTGTTTCAAATAGGAAAAGTATGGCCGGGGCCTCCCTCCGTATAAGGTCACGGAGCGCACTTCTCGAgtcggggttgcccaagccccgacaATTGATACTTAGGGTATTCATTGGGTCCGGCGGGGTTGAACTttgtcaacctccgcctcaggtattaAGACGCCCCCGTCTACGCAGCTTCGGGATCTTTTATGAACACCCTCTTCCTCCTCGTCATCTCTACACCGTTTTCCCCCATCAGTCAGGACCACCCTTGCCATGGGAGGTGTCACCATCCCATGTCCCTCCCCCCGTGCCTGTTTCTTCCACTTCCTGCTCTGTCCATATCCACCCTGACCAACCCCACCTCCTATAACTCCTGCCTCCCCTGAGCTAGCAACGTCTCCCCCCTCTCTCCTGCCTCCATAACCACACCCACCCCAACAGTAAGATCCTCCACCTCCCCAACCCCCGCACCAGTGAACTCCCCAACCTCCCTACTCTCCATTGCCCTCCTCACCTCAGGGACAAAACTGTCCTCAACTCCCTCCTCCTTGCCCTCCTCCCTTTCAGCTCTTTCTTGCACAACCACGGCTTGCACGCCCACATCAAGCACCATCTGATTATCCCCCTTCTCTGAACTGCGTGACACTTCCTTTCTTGTTTTCTTAACTCGTAAGTCCAGAGCAATGGACTGGAGTTTAGATATCATAGAATTGACCGCATCCTCCGTGTCCTTCACCTTCACAGCATCGAAGCTAGCCCTCAGGTCTCTGGCAGCTTTCCCTGGGCCCTCCTTTACCGTTTTCACGACTTTCCATGGTGACGCCCGCAGCCACTCTCCGAATTTCAAGTCTTCATCATCATAAGGACCATCTTCACAATCCTTCTCCCCATGGCCTATGATACCACAACCGTAACAAAATATGGGGAGCCGTTCATACTTGACGTCAAAGCTTACAGTCTTGCCCCCCTTCATTTGAATAGGTACAGTCGCTTTCAAAGGTTTACGTACATCATGCAAGATACGTAGTCGTATAGCCCTATCCAATTCCGCATTGGGTCCAACTTCGACATCAATGAACGAACCCAGCATATCACCAAGGCGCTTGGCATTCGACATACTAGTTCGCCCCATCAAAGGAAGGTCATAAACACGTGCCCATATTGGACAATGGAAAAGCGGGACATCAGTAAGCTTACCATTGTTATTGGGTTCGTTGAAGCACCATAGAAATTTATCGAAGTGCCAAGGTTGCCCTTCCAAAACCCTAGCCTTGTCTCTCTCCGTTTCAAATCGAAAAATGAACGTTTTTTCCTTCGCATCCACCACATTCCCCAGTATCGATTTAGTTGGATTCCATAGATTAATCATCATAGCTATGGCAGTCTTCACATTAATAGCCCTAGTCGACCATAGTTTTCCAACCAGAAGAAGATCGTTCTTACTCAAATTTGTTCCTCCATCATCATCCCACACAAAAGTATCCTCCCCTAGCCCCATCGGTTCCTTCCCTTCCCGGTGTTGGCTCGTCATGAAGCAATTCTTCGGCACCtgcaaaacgaaaacaaaaaccaCAGAGAAACGCACAAAGACAGAAACCAATTTCCACGATTACTCGGGAAAACAAGCCTCGAGAGGAGGAGAACAACGAAGAAGCAAAGACGGAACCCTAGGAAATTAAGACGGAACCCTAGGAACCCTAGACTGTGTCCGTAGTAATTTTAATTTGGAAGGAATAATTTTCacccatctcctttattaatatttaatcataattattcatacctctctccaattaccaaaccccactcatatatttatcaatattatactccccacccttaatctccgtgcccactCCAAAGGGGAAAAAAAGGATGGATGGGAGAGAGTATAAAATAAAAGGTAGtaatgtgagatcttgtttaaatCATCTTACCGAATAGATTATGAAAATCAAACTTCTATAATTTTTAGTAACACGTAGCTAAAGGtatgaacaaaagaaaacgtGCATTGGTATATGTGCATAAAGCAAACGTAAAGAATTaaatggaacggaggaagtatgAAGTATTATATCTCAATAACCGGCAAATTTTCAATTAAAGTGGCTAAATTAGTCTGAAATTAAGACGAGAAAATGACATCATTTCACGATAAAATGTTAATAATTTCCCGATAAAAATTTACTATCAGTTTATTATTAGAAAATTAAGAACTTTTGTTATAACTTTCTATCATTAAATGGTCATTTTGTATCATAAAATAGTGAAATTTTTCTCGTTTTAGGTTAAGACCATCTTGAGGGAAATTAAATTAGTTCATAcaatcccccttatactaaaagaataagacttctccaaaattttcccgcctaaatgaatttggctataattgggcttttattatatcatatctgtaattgggcttttattatatcatatctgttATTGGactttcattatattatatttacatTTGGATTATACTGAACTTTGTTTTTTCCACTGTTAatacaaaatattaataataataaatttacaattaaatttcaaattgagttaaatatagttttattattattttctttaatGTTTTTATCTAAAATATCGCGCActcgcgcgggatctatactagtgtaTTAATTAAACGTATAAAATTCATTTGAATGGAGTAAATACAAGCTACGTAACTATTGGAACGAATTATCGTAAGAAATAAATTATtgatatttttatttattattcccTTCTCTAAGCAGTTGTGGATCTTGAGCAAACACTAAGACGGGTTGAGGTTTAAATTGTTGACTAATGTGTCAGTGTGTGAATAAAAATActcaatcaatcattaatccaaagCGGAAGGATAATAATTTTACACCAAAATATAAAAAATCAACAAGTATCAGACACTTTCGACATAACTAAGGTTCTCCATTAAACTCTACTCTTCTGTTTCGGTCATTTGTTAACCTTTTTCATTTTTAggtgtctcggtcatttgttgttctttctattttaaaaatgaatttgatgagtaatttgatcattcacattcaatttatTTCATATGTCATTTAGTATTTGACCACCTCCCTCTTTTTTTGGTCTTTGTACCAAAAccaaagaacaacaaatgaccgagacgagGGAGTAATAAATAAATCCAAACACGTACATCACATGCATGGATGGAGTGGGTCGTGTTATGCCTCACTAGTCAGCACTTGTCCCAAAAATACATGATTTACGTCGAGAAGATAGATGTAATTAATTCAAAGTGGTTGAGGGGAAGATTATGGTAAGATTATTTTTTATACATATAAAATTATTGAATTATTATACACAATGATTCACGACATTACATGATTCATGCCAAATATAAAATTATTGAATTATTATACAATGATTCACGACATTACGTGATTCATGCCAAATATAAATTGTACAAACTCTACGCTGtcaaaaaggtaaacaaatgaccgaaacGAAGAGAGTATTCCTTAGCTCCAAGCAGGGGCGGATCCAGGGATTCAAACTACCTGGGGCtagattttaaattttttatgggATAATAGAAAAAAAAATCAGATTTGAAATATAAAGTAAAATATGAGGCATGGTAAACTGATAATTTCTAAATGTTTTAACGGATATTCACGGTCACTTTCGTAATCTTTGAGCAAAAAAAGCTCTTAAGCACACGTCATTAATTTTTAGTGATATTGTACTATTTATGTTGAATGGAACTAATTTATAATTGTTCTAAAAAAATTCATTTAAATTGATGCACACTCATACTCCAATTTGAAAATAATGTACTCATTTATCAAAATCATACGAGGAAAATTTTAAAAAACATATATAAATTATTGTAATGATGGAAGACGTTGGAAGTACAATACTccataaaaaaaaattcatatatTGATGATGGCTggggaagaaaaaaaaagtaatgaaaataaaaagataaatagcTTCGGCCAATAAAAGAAAGAAATTCCACAAAAAATCTTTACTTCTTATAACAAGTAGGGATAAACAGATTAAAAAAGGCAAATATTTTGTTCGCTCATGGGATTTGAACACAGATTGTCTGTGCAAAAAGTGAGAATCTAACCACCACACCACCTAAATAACAATGATATTTACaagatatactccctctgtcccggtcatttgttgtccttttccatatttgggtgtctcagtcatttgttgtcctttctattttaagaatgaacttgatgagtaatttgatcattctcattcaatttgttccacttgtcatttagttattggccctCTCctatttccttggtctttgtgccaaaacgaaaggacaacaattgaccgggacggagggagtagtagaTATTTTCCCCCCAAAAAACTACTCGGGCTTCAGCCCGAGTAGCCTAGCCCTAAATCCGCCCCTGGCTCCAAGGGATTGTTTGGTTGCCCTTATATAATCTTAGAAAATAGAATTTTTCTCAGCtctaaggggttgtttggttgtcTTTGCATTATGGAAAATAGAAATTCTCATGAATTACGATATACATTCATTGATTTATCGTatattaattactagtttagaacccgtgcaaaattgcacgggcatATATAGATAATATATATAGATTAGTTTCAAATTCTTAAAGTTATAATGTTTTATTCGCTCAGGTATACATCATCTATGTACTATAATCATATACATAGTTAAATTATTAtactatttttctttcttttctaattATCATCGTTAATTATAGACTATCAAAAGTTGTATTCATGAACTTAGTAGACCAATAACCccatttttaattttaagtttGATGACGCATCTCTGTATCAATAATCccatttttaattttaagtttGATGACACATCTCTGTATGAATTATAGACATCATAATTTTAAGTTCTTTTCTATCCAGTATAAATAATCCTTAATCCCTATTGGTATTTTTCATCCAATGTTAGTCATATGCACATCTCTGTATCATACACTCGAATCGAGTAGCCAATCTTCTGTTGTCATACATACCTTTAAATTATTAATCTTATGTCACACGGTTTTACATAAAGATTGTAAAAAACGGATTTAAATCACACGAAAGGCATGCCCACGGGTATAAAAGTAGGTTTTAAAGGAACCAATTTACAATATACTTGTGTAAGGTCGTCTTACACAAGTTTACTCAAGTAAATTCTTACCAACTTATGGAGAACTAAGACACAAATGTAACTATTGCAAGTGTATACGAAAGTTACACTGTCCTATCGATATACGGTTAGTATAAAAATACTAAAATTGTACGCAACAAAGTAAAATTAACCCCAGCTTAAAACCATTTGTATCCAATCTTATAACCAAACACTTGTATCATTATATGTATAGCAACTGACCACTTGTAGATGTTAACATCATTCCTTGTAACTGGATAATTTTCAACATACCAAAATAATGGATCACTACACTTGGAATAATTGCTCCTGTGTGAAGCAACCATTTAAAGCCAAACTTCTTCCATTTCATAGAGGTTGTCTCTTACCATTTAAATAGCTCAATAAGTTAAGCACACAAATATATGATGTTCAAGTGTAATAAACTCTTCCCTCCAATGCACCCACCATATTCTTAATTGTAGTGATTGGCAAATGAGTTTCATGACCATGGAGTCTCTTGACCGCAATAAGTCGAGAAAATGTAACATCATCTGTAGAAGTCGTAGATTGAGCCGTCCCTTACCCATATAGACCAACGGGTAAAAAACATAGAATAATCAACCACCAAGACATCATAATATGCATGGCAAACTTCAATCAAAATATCCATTTGATAAGTGATGACTTTATTCAATTTACCGCATCATTTCTTCCACAATTTGGATTATGCAGCTGCTGTCTTACACTCTTACTCTTACTGATGATTACATTTCAGCTGTTTTCACTTTACTGCCTTATGAACCTCTTCTGTTTTAAGGAGTCATGAAGGTGCCTTGATCCTAAACAAAAAGTTTAAAAACAATATCAATTAGTCACAACATTCTATATATAAGCATTGTAAAGTAACAGAAGGATAATTCAAGATAAAATTATCCCCAAAAGACGTTTCATCTACCATTTATTGAAATTCAATGAAATAGAAATCATATTTAAAGTAAAATTACATGCTCATGCTCCCATATCATAAAGAGCAAGATATATCTGTTGCTCAAACTCAAATTATCAGTTGAGTTGATGAACTAACTCGAGATGTCAACTCATTGAATAGATTTAACATCATGCAATTGGTCAATCACTATTCAAGTAAGAGATTGATTATTTTCTGTCATCAATGAATCAAGAAAAATATGAATTGTAACCTATATAACATCCGAGACCTATAGGTCACTGCCAACTTCTTTTAGAGAATATTATACTTCCTATTTCTAATAAACCATCTAAAATGATCAACCATAGCTTTCTGCCTTTCCCAGTTAAAATGTCAAAGATCAAAGACGACTCAAGTTTTGATAAATGGGCAAAATTAAATCAAAGTCATGTAAGTCCAATTACTcataaaaacatacttaagaaTAAATGTCATTTAAATTAGATTTTGCTTGAAA
The Silene latifolia isolate original U9 population chromosome 11, ASM4854445v1, whole genome shotgun sequence genome window above contains:
- the LOC141612574 gene encoding uncharacterized protein LOC141612574 codes for the protein MEGYFGIDVDSVGRLGGLSFWWKKEVDCVFQSSSVHHMDFLVRGAEGEWRITGFYGWPTVSDRHLSWELLRILSRQSSLPWVCIGDFNEILFSTEMKGGSRPQRQMNSFRAAVDECGLRTVPWEGYNFSYDNGQVGECNRQSMLDRALCTIQWSDLFPYAKLFYLNREWSDHAPIRLVLNYKIQGEVKSRPFKFEQIWVGSEGCEEAVERGVEKGRGDLVTVLRECTRELQAWKKTSISRIGRDIDRKRKQLGRLNEWDREEESVRRRRKLVAEISDLRRQEEQYWRQRSRALWLRDGDKNTKFFHMRVGERKRKNFIAKLIDDEGVTRMGDEEVGVVANNYFTELFSTSNPPNDETIFQGFETRVTSDMNDMLKRDYCEDDITEALNQMHPLKALGPDGMNVLFYQSYWNTIGSTVTRTVLAVLRGELSPRDINKTNIVLIPKKKAPDKIRDFRPISLCNVVYKLISKVLANRLKQFLGDIVSVNQSAFTPGRAITDNIMIAFEIFHHMKNLKGNEGSMAIKLDMAKAYDRVEWSFLQRVLVALSFDSGWINRVMACVTTVSFAVLINGHPSREFRPSRGLRQGDPSSPYLFILCAEILSHQLRRATEIGTLHGVRISTGAPSISHLLFADDSPFFVKATGEEADVVSDILRRYEQASVEEQHRYLGLPTVVGRSKKALTDIIRDKLSKRLQGWRGKILSRAGKEVLLKAVANSLPTYVMSVFKIPENFCDELRSMMSHFWWNHEEGKRGISWVAWKKLCQPKGMGGMGFRDFKLFNLALLGKQAWRLTTEAGCLWEQVMRAKYYPNGEFMTATMGHNPSYIWRGLVEARLVLNGGMRRRIGDGTSTRIWRDAWLPGTHTGRVISPCVTGNEEMLVSELLTEGNGWDMGRVESLFLPFEVDRIVNIRVSQHRPSDIWYWRMEKDGVYTVKFAYKLLAGGDGVDVGGASDRSREMWLWKRLWRKYMLGYIFII